The following coding sequences are from one Lycium ferocissimum isolate CSIRO_LF1 chromosome 3, AGI_CSIRO_Lferr_CH_V1, whole genome shotgun sequence window:
- the LOC132049326 gene encoding uncharacterized protein LOC132049326, whose product MTNACISRFSSFQKAAAPLPGRSYHGIVFLRNFSTLTAPCISPSIYLSYSPPSLVSVACLTQPNAPAQRSDEWFALRKDKLTTSTFSTALGFWKGNRRNELWHEKVFAPDVQLLPSPSRSAMDWGVLMEAVAIERYKSITGRDVSSLGFAVHTDERLGWVGASPDGLLGSLPGGGILEVKCPYNKGKPEKGLPWSTMPFYYMPQVQGQMEIMDRDWVDVYCWTPNGSSIFRVYRERSYWELMHGILWEFWWENVVPAREALLIGDEEGARAYKPTSTHKKTGLVISRSLKLAGEAKMLCRDIAGHVEFFR is encoded by the coding sequence ATGACCAATGCCTGCATTTCTAGATTCAGCAGTTTTCAGAAAGCAGCTGCGCCACTTCCTGGCAGAAGCTATCATGGCATTGTTTTCTTAAGGAACTTCTCAACTTTGACAGCACCATGTATCTCTCCAAGTATTTATCTCAGTTATTCTCCACCATCACTAGTTTCAGTTGCCTGCTTAACCCAACCAAATGCTCCAGCACAACGTTCTGATGAGTGGTTTGCCCTTCGCAAGGACAAATTAACTACAAGCACCTTCAGCACTGCTTTGGGATTCTGGAAAGGGAATCGACGAAACGAGCTCTGGCATGAAAAGGTCTTTGCTCCAGATGTCCAATTACTACCATCTCCTAGCAGGTCTGCTATGGATTGGGGTGTTCTCATGGAAGCAGTAGCCATAGAGCGCTACAAAAGCATCACCGGCCGAGATGTGAGCTCACTCGGGTTCGCGGTCCATACGGATGAGCGATTGGGTTGGGTTGGTGCCTCACCGGATGGTCTTCTTGGAAGCTTGCCAGGAGGCGGGATTCTGGAAGTGAAATGCCCATATAACAAAGGAAAGCCAGAAAAGGGGCTCCCTTGGTCAACGATGCCATTCTACTACATGCCTCAAGTGCAGGGGCAAATGGAAATCATGGACAGAGACTGGGTTGATGTATATTGTTGGACACCAAATGGGAGCTCAATATTCCGGGTCTACCGAGAGCGGAGTTACTGGGAGTTAATGCATGGAATTTTGTGGGAATTTTGGTGGGAAAACGTGGTTCCGGCTAGAGAAGCTCTTTTGATAGGAGATGAGGAGGGTGCTAGAGCCTAtaaaccaacatcaacacacaaaaAAACTGGTCTTGTGATTTCAAGAAGCTTGAAGTTGGCAGGTGAAGCAAAGATGTTGTGCAGGGATATTGCTGGTCATGTTGAATTTTTCCGCTAA
- the LOC132049324 gene encoding nascent polypeptide-associated complex subunit alpha-like protein 1 isoform X2 — translation MTAQSQEELLAAHLQQQKIESEEPIIEDEEDDDDDDDDDDEKDDDDAEELGDGSGRSKQSRSEKKSRKAMLKLGMKPIPGVSRVTVKKSKNILFVISKPDVFKSPNSDTYVIFGEAKIEDLSSQLQSQAAEQFKAPNLSNVISKPEPSTVAQDDEDVDETGVEPKDIELVMTQAGVSRAKAVKALKAADGDIVSAIMELTN, via the exons ATGACTGCTCAATCACAAGAAGAACTCTTAGCCGCACATctccaacaacaaaaaattgaa TCTGAGGAGCCCATCATCgaggatgaagaagatgatgacgatgacgacgacgatgatgatgagaaagatgatgatgatgctgaaG AACTTGGAGATGGAAGTGGAAGGTCAAAGCAGAGCAGGAGTGAGAAGAAGAGCCGAAAAGCTATGCTAAAGCTAGGAATGAAGCCAATCCCAGGGGTCAGCCGTGTAACTGTCAAGAAGAGCAAAAAT ATTCTATTTGTCATCTCAAAACCAGATGTTTTCAAGAGCCCAAATTCAGACACATATGTCATATTTGGTGAGGCAAAGATTGAGGACTTGAGCTCACAATTGCAGAGTCAAGCTGCAGAGCAGTTTAAGGCTCCTAATCTGAGCAACGTTATATCGAAGCCAGAGCCATCGACTGTGGCTCAGGATGACGAGGATGTTGATGAGACCGGTGTTGAGCCAAAGGATATTGAGTTGGTTATGACTCAGGCAGGAGTCTCCAGAGCCAAAGCTGTCAAAGCCCTCAAGGCTGCTGATGGTGATATTGTCTCCGCTATCATGGAGCTTACAAACTAG
- the LOC132049325 gene encoding calmodulin-binding protein 25-like has translation MASSDNLMTMEQWFFRSAFNESWFPDMFAKETETLTKVLQEKSSFSGDDVMPTVEMTSSPFIQTPTVSGGSENETAVSKRRSNGGVPNKKIVKRKPRASKRASTTYITADVDSFRQMVQQVTGAKFGGNGHVAVGSVLKPEPRRPVDRVQQVNCLPTLDTSAFLLDPSSSFMQPPTHAPPSAVVGDGGYGFDSFSGFPTLESGM, from the coding sequence ATGGCGTCTTCTGATAATTTAATGACAATGGAGCAATGGTTTTTTCGTTCTGCCTTTAATGAATCTTGGTTTCCAGATATGTTTGCTAAAGAAACCGAAACCTTAACAAAAGTGCTACAagaaaaatcatcattttccGGTGATGACGTCATGCCGACGGTAGAAATGACGTCATCCCCGTTTATTCAGACACCGACTGTTTCCGGCGGGTCGGAAAACGAGACCGCCGTGTCTAAACGGCGGAGCAACGGCGGCGTCCCCAACAAAAAGATCGTTAAGCGTAAGCCACGCGCTTCAAAACGCGCGTCGACTACGTACATAACTGCTGACGTGGACAGTTTTAGACAGATGGTGCAACAGGTGACCGGTGCGAAATTTGGTGGGAACGGACACGTGGCGGTTGGTTCTGTTTTGAAACCCGAGCCTAGACGACCGGTTGACCGGGTACAGCAAGTTAACTGTTTACCTACACTTGACACGTCAGCTTTTTTACTGGACCCCAGTTCGTCGTTTATGCAACCACCGACACACGCGCCGCCGTCTGCGGTTGTTGGTGACGGTGGTTATGGTTTTGACTCTTTTTCGGGGTTTCCTACCCTTGAATCAGGAATGTAA
- the LOC132049324 gene encoding nascent polypeptide-associated complex subunit alpha-like protein 1 isoform X1 yields the protein MTAQSQEELLAAHLQQQKIESEEPIIEDEEDDDDDDDDDDEKDDDDAEAELGDGSGRSKQSRSEKKSRKAMLKLGMKPIPGVSRVTVKKSKNILFVISKPDVFKSPNSDTYVIFGEAKIEDLSSQLQSQAAEQFKAPNLSNVISKPEPSTVAQDDEDVDETGVEPKDIELVMTQAGVSRAKAVKALKAADGDIVSAIMELTN from the exons ATGACTGCTCAATCACAAGAAGAACTCTTAGCCGCACATctccaacaacaaaaaattgaa TCTGAGGAGCCCATCATCgaggatgaagaagatgatgacgatgacgacgacgatgatgatgagaaagatgatgatgatgctgaaG CAGAACTTGGAGATGGAAGTGGAAGGTCAAAGCAGAGCAGGAGTGAGAAGAAGAGCCGAAAAGCTATGCTAAAGCTAGGAATGAAGCCAATCCCAGGGGTCAGCCGTGTAACTGTCAAGAAGAGCAAAAAT ATTCTATTTGTCATCTCAAAACCAGATGTTTTCAAGAGCCCAAATTCAGACACATATGTCATATTTGGTGAGGCAAAGATTGAGGACTTGAGCTCACAATTGCAGAGTCAAGCTGCAGAGCAGTTTAAGGCTCCTAATCTGAGCAACGTTATATCGAAGCCAGAGCCATCGACTGTGGCTCAGGATGACGAGGATGTTGATGAGACCGGTGTTGAGCCAAAGGATATTGAGTTGGTTATGACTCAGGCAGGAGTCTCCAGAGCCAAAGCTGTCAAAGCCCTCAAGGCTGCTGATGGTGATATTGTCTCCGCTATCATGGAGCTTACAAACTAG